Proteins encoded by one window of uncultured Draconibacterium sp.:
- a CDS encoding methionine-R-sulfoxide reductase, with protein MKAIVILIILGLSFGSYAQNEQPIQDAKKMEYNKLNEFEKYVILEKGTERPFTGKYTDHKGKGTYVCKQCGAALYNSSDKFDSHCGWPSFDDEIEGAVHRSLDADGRRTEITCANCGGHLGHVFFGEGFTDKDTRHCVNSVSLDFIPANDTKKGKQ; from the coding sequence ATGAAAGCAATTGTTATATTAATTATTCTGGGGTTGAGTTTTGGCAGTTATGCTCAAAATGAGCAACCTATTCAAGATGCTAAAAAAATGGAATACAACAAATTAAATGAATTTGAAAAGTACGTAATTTTAGAAAAAGGTACTGAACGACCGTTTACCGGAAAGTATACCGACCATAAAGGAAAAGGTACATATGTGTGTAAACAATGTGGGGCGGCTTTGTACAATTCAAGTGATAAGTTTGATTCGCATTGTGGCTGGCCAAGTTTCGATGATGAGATTGAAGGAGCTGTGCACAGATCGCTTGATGCAGACGGACGACGTACCGAGATTACCTGTGCCAATTGTGGCGGGCACCTCGGACATGTATTTTTTGGTGAAGGATTTACCGATAAAGATACGCGGCATTGCGTCAACTCGGTTTCGCTGGATTTTATTCCGGCAAACGACACAAAAAAAGGAAAACAGTAA
- a CDS encoding PepSY-associated TM helix domain-containing protein — translation MKIRKLLRILHRDLGYFIVGMTIVYAVSGIYLNHRHDFNPDYKIEIIDFTHNLDPQQSYDDDEIRQIVESIQDNVVYKKHYIDQDGDIRVFVANGEAVMDTDSGEGRMRYLQRRSLIFGMNKLHRATMGVVWKWVSDAMAVILLFVAVSGLFLLKGKRGLLRWGWWLTIAGFVVPLLFIIFYI, via the coding sequence ATGAAAATTCGAAAACTGTTGCGCATTTTGCATCGCGATCTTGGATACTTTATCGTAGGAATGACAATTGTATATGCGGTGTCGGGAATTTATTTAAACCACCGGCACGATTTTAATCCAGACTATAAAATAGAAATCATTGATTTTACTCACAATCTGGATCCACAACAATCTTATGATGATGACGAAATTCGACAGATAGTTGAATCCATTCAGGATAATGTGGTTTATAAAAAGCACTATATTGATCAGGATGGAGACATCAGAGTGTTTGTTGCAAACGGAGAAGCAGTGATGGATACCGATTCAGGTGAGGGGAGAATGCGATACCTGCAGCGCCGCTCATTGATATTTGGCATGAATAAATTGCACCGGGCAACTATGGGAGTTGTCTGGAAATGGGTGAGTGATGCAATGGCTGTAATACTCTTATTTGTGGCAGTTTCAGGATTGTTTCTACTGAAAGGGAAACGTGGATTATTACGCTGGGGGTGGTGGTTAACAATTGCCGGCTTTGTTGTACCTTTACTGTTTATTATTTTTTATATTTAG
- a CDS encoding DUF134 domain-containing protein, with amino-acid sequence MPRRKRNRRIQVPPVIKGMSVYGVRGRKTNEVVLHLEEYEAIRLLDYQNLTQEEAAVFMDVSRPTLTRIYEEARNKVATAFVEGRDLIFRGGDIYFDKNWYKCNSCKASFSDYTDENEKCPVCSSEDLVSLNDYYMDK; translated from the coding sequence ATGCCAAGAAGAAAAAGAAACAGAAGAATTCAGGTGCCGCCCGTAATTAAAGGGATGTCGGTTTATGGAGTTAGAGGACGAAAAACAAATGAGGTAGTTCTTCATCTTGAAGAATATGAAGCCATTCGTTTGCTCGATTACCAAAACCTTACCCAGGAAGAAGCGGCTGTATTTATGGATGTTTCGCGCCCGACATTAACCCGGATTTACGAAGAAGCCAGAAATAAAGTAGCAACTGCTTTTGTGGAAGGAAGAGACCTGATTTTCCGTGGAGGCGACATCTATTTTGATAAAAATTGGTACAAGTGTAACAGTTGTAAAGCTAGTTTTAGCGATTACACCGATGAAAATGAAAAATGTCCGGTTTGCAGTTCTGAAGATTTGGTATCGTTAAATGATTATTACATGGATAAATAA
- the aroC gene encoding chorismate synthase — protein MNTFGKIFRLTSFGESHGRGIGGIIDGCPAGIELDIDLIQKDLARRKPGQSKITTQRKEPDQVEFLSGVFEGKTQGTPIAFAIWNKDQHSNDYNNLKNVFRPSHADYTYIKKYGTRDHRGGGRSSARETIARVVAGAVAKQILAKAGVLVQAFVSQVGEIKLQKSYKELDLSKTEDTIVRCPDKEVADEMIARIEKAGREHDTVGGVITGVATGVPAGWGEPVFNKLHADLGFAMLGINAVKGFEYGSGFDGTKLSGSEHNDIFIKTEDGVRTKTNNSGGIQGGISNGEDIYFNVGFKPIATLLKEQQTIDKEEKSITINPKGRHDPCVLPRAVPIVEAMAALVLVDHYLLNKLNTI, from the coding sequence ATGAATACTTTTGGAAAGATATTTCGCTTAACCTCTTTTGGCGAATCTCACGGACGGGGAATTGGAGGAATAATTGACGGTTGTCCGGCAGGCATTGAATTGGACATCGATTTAATTCAAAAAGATCTGGCAAGAAGAAAGCCCGGACAATCAAAAATCACCACGCAACGAAAAGAACCCGATCAGGTTGAATTTTTATCGGGTGTTTTTGAAGGAAAAACACAAGGTACGCCAATCGCTTTTGCCATTTGGAATAAAGATCAGCACTCAAACGATTATAATAATCTGAAAAACGTATTCAGACCATCTCACGCGGATTATACCTACATAAAAAAATATGGTACACGCGACCATCGCGGAGGTGGACGCTCATCGGCACGGGAAACCATTGCACGAGTTGTTGCCGGAGCAGTAGCCAAGCAAATTTTAGCAAAAGCCGGAGTATTGGTGCAGGCTTTTGTTTCCCAGGTTGGAGAAATAAAATTGCAGAAAAGTTACAAAGAACTTGATCTCTCAAAAACAGAAGATACCATTGTACGTTGTCCTGATAAAGAAGTGGCTGACGAAATGATTGCCCGTATTGAAAAAGCCGGTCGTGAACACGATACAGTTGGTGGCGTAATTACAGGTGTGGCAACCGGAGTACCGGCAGGATGGGGCGAGCCGGTGTTTAACAAACTACATGCCGATCTTGGTTTTGCCATGCTTGGAATAAATGCGGTAAAAGGCTTTGAATACGGTTCTGGTTTTGATGGAACAAAACTAAGTGGATCAGAGCATAACGACATTTTTATAAAAACAGAGGACGGAGTTCGTACTAAAACAAATAACTCCGGAGGAATACAGGGAGGTATTTCCAATGGCGAAGATATTTATTTTAATGTTGGTTTTAAACCCATTGCAACGCTTCTGAAAGAGCAGCAAACCATTGATAAAGAAGAAAAAAGCATTACAATAAATCCTAAAGGAAGACACGACCCATGCGTTTTACCTAGGGCCGTTCCCATTGTTGAAGCGATGGCTGCTTTGGTTTTGGTTGACCACTATCTATTAAATAAACTTAACACGATTTAG
- a CDS encoding FKBP-type peptidyl-prolyl cis-trans isomerase, whose product MLEIGKYKMVKLTYDLRIDNEQGELVEQATTEQPLEFLYGAGMMLPKFESELIGLKQDDPFTIKITSTDAYGAVNNEAVVELPKNVFLVNGEFDAELIKVGNTVPMMSSNGQRLNGLVLEISDETVKMDFNHPLAGEDLFFAGKVIDVREASDEEVAQILSGGGGCGCGSSDGGCNDGGCNDGSCGTESSGGCGCGC is encoded by the coding sequence ATGTTAGAGATAGGAAAATATAAAATGGTGAAGTTGACGTACGATCTTCGTATCGACAACGAGCAAGGAGAGTTGGTTGAACAGGCTACAACTGAGCAACCACTGGAGTTCCTTTACGGAGCAGGAATGATGCTACCAAAGTTCGAATCTGAATTGATCGGTTTAAAACAAGACGATCCGTTCACGATTAAAATTACCAGTACCGATGCATACGGTGCAGTAAACAACGAAGCGGTTGTTGAACTGCCTAAAAATGTATTCCTGGTAAATGGTGAATTCGACGCAGAATTGATTAAAGTTGGAAATACTGTGCCGATGATGAGCAGTAACGGCCAACGCTTAAACGGATTAGTACTTGAAATAAGTGACGAAACCGTAAAAATGGATTTTAATCACCCACTTGCAGGCGAAGATTTGTTTTTTGCCGGAAAAGTTATTGATGTTCGCGAGGCATCAGACGAAGAAGTTGCTCAGATCCTCTCAGGTGGAGGCGGCTGTGGCTGTGGAAGCAGCGATGGCGGTTGTAACGATGGTGGATGCAACGATGGTTCTTGCGGAACTGAAAGCAGCGGCGGCTGTGGTTGCGGTTGCTAA
- the lgt gene encoding prolipoprotein diacylglyceryl transferase — MISLLNFIHWNVDPEIFSLGPLSIRWYGLLFASGFLIGYYIGERMLKSEGVNQKWIDSLFFYIIIATVVGARLGHVLFYGWEYYWQHPAEIIKVWHGGLASHGGAIGILIAMYLHSKKVTKRTMLWTLDRIVVPTALVAAFIRTGNLMNSEIYGIQTTLPWGVIFERNGETVAKHPTQVYEALSYLVSFVVLTYLYWKTKVKDRPGLILGAFFVLIFMARFFIEFIKEDQEAFEAGMALNMGQWLSVPFVLVGAFLIYTAMKRPPVVFKNS, encoded by the coding sequence ATGATCAGTTTATTAAACTTTATACATTGGAATGTTGATCCTGAGATTTTTAGCCTAGGACCATTGTCGATAAGATGGTATGGCTTGTTATTTGCATCAGGATTTTTGATCGGGTATTACATTGGCGAACGCATGTTAAAGTCGGAAGGTGTAAATCAGAAATGGATTGACAGCCTTTTCTTTTACATCATAATTGCTACTGTTGTGGGGGCTCGCCTCGGACATGTTTTGTTTTACGGATGGGAATATTACTGGCAGCATCCGGCCGAAATTATAAAAGTCTGGCATGGCGGATTGGCAAGTCACGGCGGAGCAATTGGTATTTTAATTGCCATGTATCTGCATTCTAAAAAAGTGACCAAACGAACGATGTTGTGGACACTGGACCGAATTGTTGTTCCTACAGCTTTAGTGGCCGCTTTTATTCGTACCGGTAACCTGATGAATTCAGAGATTTATGGTATTCAAACCACATTGCCCTGGGGAGTTATTTTTGAACGTAATGGCGAAACTGTGGCTAAACATCCAACGCAGGTTTATGAAGCATTATCTTACCTCGTTTCGTTTGTGGTGCTCACTTACCTCTACTGGAAAACAAAGGTAAAAGACAGGCCCGGATTAATACTGGGAGCATTTTTTGTTTTGATTTTTATGGCTCGGTTCTTCATTGAGTTTATAAAAGAAGACCAGGAAGCGTTTGAAGCCGGAATGGCATTAAACATGGGGCAGTGGTTAAGTGTTCCATTTGTATTGGTTGGTGCCTTTTTGATTTACACAGCGATGAAAAGACCGCCGGTAGTTTTTAAGAACTCTTAG
- the secA gene encoding preprotein translocase subunit SecA has protein sequence MAFVNKILGKILGNKSERDIKEITPVINKIKEEYDRISKLSNDDLRAESARLKQIIADRIKPEEDEIAALKVEVEEVEIQESEKIYERIDKLEEKIDEKIEEVLNEILPAAFAVVKDTARRFSENKTIEVEANDFDRDLSASRDSIKINGNKAIWDNSWLAGGNMVTWNMVHYDVQLIGGVVLHQGNIAEMATGEGKTLVATLPVFLNALTGKGVHVVTVNDYLSKRDAEWMGPMYEFHGLSVDCIDKHQPNSEARRKAYNSDITFGTNNEFGFDYLRDNMAINPEDLVQRKHHYAIVDEVDSVLVDDARTPLIISGPVPKGDNQQFEELKGYVEKLYRAQRELVNKVFIDAKRLLTKPDATSEEKKEGGLLLLRAHKGMPKNKSIIKFLSEEGMKAVLQKTENLYMQENSKNMHIVTDPLFFVIEEKQNSVELTDKGIDLVSAGFEDTEFFVLPDMGGKMAELENSGLPADELQLEKDKLLQDYSVKSERVHTINQLLKAYTMFEKDVEYVVIDNKVKIVDEQTGRIMEGRRYSDGLHQAIEAKEQVKVEAATQTFATITLQNYFRMYHKLAGMTGTAETEAGELWDIYKLEVVVIPTNRPIVRDDREDLVYKTKREKYNAVSDEIVELNKKGRPVLVGTTSVEISELLSRMLKIKGIKHNVLNAKLHAREADIVAEAGQSGAVTIATNMAGRGTDIKLTDEVKKAGGLAIIGTERHDSRRVDRQLRGRAGRQGDPGSSQFYVSLEDDLMRLFGSDRISGVMDRLGLEDGEVIQHSMISKSIERAQKKVEENNFGIRKRLLEYDDVMNSQREVIYKKRRHALYGERLEVDVLNMMYDSVEDLVNEYHGSDMFEDFNMELMRLLSLESPVNADEFKTLNPADIAQRIYDKMINNYNRKVDAISQQAYPVIKNVYETKKEVYQNIVVPITDGKRVFQIICNLEKAYNNKGKELVKSYQKQIVLNTIDEAWKEQLREMDDLKQSVQNATYEQKDPLLIYKFESFNLFKVMVNKVNKDVVSTLMKGQIPIQNPDQVREAETRRRTDMSRYKTQKSELPTAQNAMEGANTETAEKAKPQPVKVEKRVGRNDPCPCGSGKKYKQCHGRGV, from the coding sequence ATGGCATTTGTAAATAAAATCCTGGGAAAAATTCTGGGAAACAAATCGGAGAGGGATATTAAAGAGATAACTCCTGTTATCAATAAAATAAAAGAGGAATACGATCGCATATCGAAACTGTCGAATGATGATCTTCGTGCAGAATCAGCAAGGCTAAAGCAAATCATAGCTGATAGAATTAAACCTGAAGAGGATGAAATTGCAGCATTGAAAGTTGAAGTTGAAGAAGTCGAGATTCAGGAAAGCGAAAAAATATACGAGCGTATTGATAAGCTGGAAGAAAAAATTGATGAGAAAATTGAAGAGGTTTTAAACGAAATTCTTCCGGCAGCATTTGCAGTAGTTAAAGATACTGCCAGACGTTTCTCCGAAAATAAAACCATTGAGGTAGAAGCGAACGATTTCGACCGCGACCTGTCTGCTTCGCGCGATAGTATTAAAATCAATGGTAATAAAGCCATTTGGGACAACAGTTGGCTTGCCGGAGGAAACATGGTTACCTGGAATATGGTGCATTACGATGTACAGCTCATTGGTGGGGTGGTGCTTCACCAGGGAAATATTGCAGAGATGGCCACAGGTGAGGGTAAAACACTTGTTGCTACATTGCCTGTGTTTTTGAATGCACTTACCGGAAAAGGAGTACATGTTGTTACAGTAAACGATTACCTCTCGAAACGTGATGCCGAATGGATGGGGCCAATGTACGAATTTCATGGTTTGTCGGTTGACTGTATCGATAAGCATCAGCCAAACTCTGAAGCCAGACGAAAAGCCTACAACTCAGATATTACTTTTGGAACGAACAATGAATTTGGTTTTGATTATTTGCGCGATAACATGGCCATCAATCCTGAAGATTTGGTACAGCGCAAACACCATTATGCCATTGTCGACGAGGTTGACTCGGTTTTGGTTGATGATGCACGTACTCCACTGATTATCTCGGGACCGGTTCCAAAAGGCGATAATCAGCAATTTGAAGAACTTAAAGGGTATGTTGAAAAATTATACCGTGCGCAACGCGAACTGGTAAATAAAGTATTTATCGATGCCAAGCGCCTGCTTACAAAACCTGATGCAACTTCAGAAGAAAAGAAAGAAGGAGGTTTGCTTTTATTGCGTGCCCACAAAGGGATGCCTAAAAACAAATCGATCATTAAGTTTTTGAGTGAGGAAGGAATGAAAGCTGTTCTGCAAAAGACCGAAAACCTTTATATGCAGGAAAACAGCAAGAACATGCACATTGTTACCGACCCACTGTTTTTTGTAATTGAAGAAAAACAAAATTCAGTAGAACTTACCGATAAAGGTATCGATCTGGTATCTGCAGGATTTGAAGATACTGAATTCTTCGTTCTGCCAGATATGGGAGGAAAAATGGCAGAGCTTGAAAACAGTGGTTTGCCTGCCGATGAATTGCAGTTGGAAAAGGATAAGTTACTTCAGGATTATTCTGTAAAATCGGAACGTGTTCATACCATAAACCAGCTGTTAAAAGCTTATACCATGTTTGAAAAAGATGTGGAATATGTGGTAATCGATAATAAAGTGAAAATTGTAGACGAGCAGACCGGTCGTATTATGGAAGGTCGTCGTTATTCCGATGGATTGCACCAGGCAATTGAAGCTAAAGAACAGGTGAAAGTTGAGGCTGCAACCCAAACTTTTGCTACTATTACCTTGCAGAACTACTTTAGAATGTACCATAAACTGGCCGGTATGACGGGTACTGCAGAAACAGAGGCAGGAGAATTGTGGGACATTTACAAATTGGAAGTAGTTGTAATTCCAACTAACCGTCCGATCGTTCGCGACGATAGGGAAGATTTGGTTTACAAAACAAAACGCGAAAAATACAATGCAGTTAGCGACGAAATTGTTGAACTGAACAAGAAGGGCCGACCGGTACTTGTGGGTACAACTTCTGTAGAAATTTCGGAATTGTTAAGCCGAATGCTGAAAATAAAAGGCATTAAGCACAATGTATTAAATGCGAAATTACATGCCCGCGAAGCTGATATTGTTGCCGAGGCAGGTCAGTCAGGTGCAGTTACAATTGCAACTAACATGGCTGGTCGTGGTACCGATATTAAGCTTACTGATGAAGTGAAAAAAGCCGGAGGTTTGGCGATTATCGGTACCGAACGTCACGACTCCAGACGTGTTGACAGGCAGTTGCGAGGACGTGCAGGAAGACAGGGAGATCCGGGTTCTTCGCAGTTCTATGTATCTCTTGAGGATGATTTAATGCGTTTATTTGGTTCCGATCGAATTTCAGGAGTTATGGATCGGCTGGGATTGGAAGACGGAGAGGTGATTCAGCATTCAATGATCTCGAAATCGATTGAACGTGCACAGAAAAAAGTAGAAGAAAATAACTTCGGTATTCGTAAGCGTTTATTGGAATATGATGACGTAATGAATTCGCAGCGCGAGGTGATTTACAAAAAACGCCGACACGCATTGTATGGCGAACGATTGGAAGTTGATGTATTGAACATGATGTATGATTCGGTGGAAGATCTTGTTAACGAATATCATGGTTCTGATATGTTCGAAGATTTCAACATGGAACTGATGCGTTTGCTTTCGTTGGAGTCGCCGGTAAATGCCGACGAGTTCAAGACGCTGAATCCTGCCGATATAGCGCAGCGTATTTACGATAAAATGATCAATAATTATAACCGTAAAGTTGATGCTATTTCGCAGCAGGCCTACCCGGTTATTAAAAATGTTTACGAAACAAAGAAAGAGGTTTACCAGAATATTGTTGTACCAATTACCGACGGTAAACGCGTTTTCCAAATTATTTGTAACCTGGAGAAAGCATACAATAATAAAGGAAAAGAGTTGGTGAAATCTTACCAGAAACAAATCGTTTTGAACACCATTGATGAAGCATGGAAAGAACAACTTCGCGAGATGGACGATTTGAAACAGTCGGTACAGAATGCGACCTACGAACAGAAAGATCCATTATTGATTTACAAGTTTGAGTCGTTCAACTTGTTTAAGGTAATGGTTAATAAGGTGAATAAAGATGTTGTTTCTACATTGATGAAGGGACAGATTCCTATTCAAAATCCTGATCAGGTACGCGAGGCAGAAACACGAAGAAGAACCGATATGAGTCGTTATAAAACGCAAAAATCGGAACTGCCAACTGCCCAAAATGCAATGGAAGGTGCAAACACCGAAACTGCAGAGAAAGCAAAACCACAACCTGTAAAGGTGGAGAAAAGAGTGGGGCGTAATGATCCTTGTCCTTGTGGCAGCGGTAAAAAATATAAACAATGCCACGGCAGAGGTGTTTAA
- a CDS encoding nitroreductase family protein, whose amino-acid sequence MELSDIIKNRYSVRDYKPIEIEKTLILEILEAARMAPSAVNFQPWHFIVIQEHEILADLKECYDRSWFKTAPVVIIACADHSQSWKRSSDGKDSADIDLAIAIDHITLKATELGMGTCWVCNFDVNRCAELLKLPHNIEPIALLPLGYPNNKRPDKKRKPLDEIVHFNRFNQ is encoded by the coding sequence ATGGAATTATCTGATATTATTAAAAACCGTTATTCCGTTAGGGATTACAAACCCATTGAAATTGAAAAAACGCTTATTCTTGAGATACTGGAAGCTGCCAGGATGGCTCCTTCTGCTGTGAATTTTCAGCCCTGGCACTTTATCGTCATTCAGGAACATGAAATACTTGCCGATTTAAAAGAATGTTACGACCGGAGTTGGTTTAAAACTGCACCTGTTGTAATAATTGCCTGTGCCGACCACTCGCAATCGTGGAAACGATCTTCTGATGGAAAAGATTCTGCGGATATTGATTTGGCAATTGCAATCGACCATATTACGTTAAAAGCCACTGAACTTGGTATGGGTACTTGTTGGGTTTGTAATTTTGATGTAAATCGTTGTGCAGAGTTACTAAAACTCCCGCACAATATAGAACCCATTGCGTTATTACCACTTGGCTATCCGAACAACAAAAGGCCCGATAAGAAGCGGAAACCCCTGGATGAAATCGTCCATTTCAACCGGTTTAATCAATAG
- a CDS encoding pyridoxal phosphate-dependent aminotransferase, whose translation MIAQKVKEITPFIVMEVLEKAAEMEQQGINVIHLEVGEPDFSVPQCVSEAVQTAFNEGRTHYTHSLGDPELRKQIAEKYKEEYNVSVSPDQIIVTSGSSPAILLTLGVLCEADDEIIISDPGYACYANFIRFIGAKPINVPVYEEDGFQYRYEEIKKRITSRTRAIMINSPMNPTGNLLSLELMRDLVKFEIPIISDEIYHGLVYEKPAHSILEVTDKAFVLNGFSKRYAMTGLRLGYVIAPKDYVRCMQKVQQNLFICASSTAQRAGIEALRSAKTDVDKMRETYNKRRKYLIERLSGLGFEIKVKPTGAFYVFVNAKHLSSDSYKLAFDILEKAHVGVTPGIDFGPNGEGFLRFSYANSIENIKEGMDRLKVYLKKYHDLSID comes from the coding sequence ATGATCGCACAAAAGGTTAAGGAAATCACTCCGTTTATCGTTATGGAGGTGCTTGAAAAAGCTGCTGAAATGGAACAGCAGGGAATAAATGTTATCCACCTGGAAGTAGGTGAACCCGATTTTAGCGTTCCACAATGTGTTTCTGAAGCAGTACAAACAGCCTTTAACGAAGGTCGTACACATTACACACATAGTCTTGGAGACCCTGAACTCAGAAAGCAAATTGCTGAAAAATATAAGGAGGAATACAATGTTTCTGTTTCTCCCGATCAGATAATCGTTACTTCCGGTAGCTCGCCGGCTATTTTATTAACGCTTGGAGTATTGTGCGAAGCTGATGACGAAATTATTATTTCCGATCCCGGTTATGCCTGTTATGCCAATTTTATTCGTTTTATTGGTGCCAAACCAATAAATGTTCCCGTTTACGAAGAGGATGGTTTTCAGTATCGATACGAAGAAATTAAAAAGCGGATAACAAGTAGAACCAGGGCAATAATGATTAACAGTCCGATGAATCCAACCGGTAATTTATTGTCTCTTGAATTAATGAGAGACCTGGTTAAGTTTGAAATCCCGATTATTTCAGATGAAATCTACCATGGTTTGGTTTACGAAAAACCTGCGCATTCTATTCTGGAAGTTACTGATAAAGCCTTTGTGCTAAATGGATTTTCAAAACGTTACGCCATGACTGGTTTACGGCTGGGTTATGTAATAGCGCCAAAAGATTATGTGAGATGTATGCAAAAAGTGCAACAAAACCTGTTTATATGTGCCAGCTCTACGGCTCAGCGTGCAGGAATTGAAGCTTTAAGATCGGCAAAAACCGATGTAGATAAAATGCGCGAAACCTATAATAAACGCCGCAAATATCTGATCGAAAGATTATCGGGGTTGGGTTTCGAAATAAAAGTGAAACCAACGGGGGCTTTTTATGTTTTTGTAAATGCCAAACACCTTTCCAGCGATAGTTATAAACTGGCATTTGATATTCTTGAAAAGGCGCATGTTGGAGTAACACCCGGAATTGATTTTGGACCAAATGGAGAAGGCTTCCTACGATTTTCATATGCCAACTCAATCGAGAATATTAAAGAAGGCATGGATCGTTTAAAGGTGTACCTGAAAAAATATCACGATTTGTCTATTGATTAA
- a CDS encoding fructosamine kinase family protein: protein MRFNNQNVIFAEVEHRLSDIFKEAVKISSSKTLSGGCINHASKIETNLGSFFLKWNSNCENDMFTKEAQSLNELNKASNELLKIPRVFFAKELDETPAVLVMEYLEPGGSDQSEQLGRGLAHIHKYHEDNFGFHDDNYCGATNQCNEWKSNWIEFFRDNRLGYLLKLIQLSRPIGSDYMKLFDALLTRINRLILNEEKASLIHGDLWSGNYMLTAQGPALIDPAASYSHREMEFGIITMFGGFSARFYDAYNEVFPLDVDWRERNQLYQLYHVLNHYCLFGGAYLQQAVSIAKRYL from the coding sequence ATGAGATTTAATAATCAGAACGTAATTTTTGCGGAGGTTGAACACAGGTTGTCCGATATTTTTAAGGAGGCCGTAAAAATTTCATCGTCTAAAACCTTATCAGGAGGTTGTATTAATCACGCATCGAAAATTGAAACAAATTTGGGTAGCTTCTTTTTGAAATGGAATTCAAATTGTGAAAACGACATGTTTACAAAAGAAGCACAAAGTCTTAATGAATTAAATAAAGCATCAAATGAGCTATTAAAGATTCCCAGAGTATTTTTTGCAAAAGAACTCGATGAAACTCCAGCTGTTTTAGTGATGGAGTATCTCGAGCCGGGTGGATCAGACCAATCGGAGCAATTAGGACGGGGATTAGCGCACATACATAAATATCATGAAGATAATTTTGGCTTTCATGATGATAATTATTGTGGAGCAACAAATCAATGTAACGAATGGAAAAGTAACTGGATTGAGTTTTTTCGCGATAACAGGCTTGGATATTTGTTAAAGCTGATCCAGCTTTCAAGGCCGATTGGTAGCGATTATATGAAATTATTTGATGCTTTACTGACCAGAATTAATAGGCTGATACTAAATGAAGAAAAAGCTTCATTAATACACGGCGATTTATGGTCGGGAAATTATATGCTTACTGCACAAGGTCCGGCACTGATCGATCCGGCAGCAAGCTATTCACACCGCGAAATGGAGTTTGGAATTATTACCATGTTTGGCGGATTTTCAGCACGGTTTTACGATGCCTATAACGAAGTTTTTCCTTTGGATGTAGATTGGAGAGAACGAAATCAGCTTTATCAGTTATACCATGTTTTAAATCATTATTGTTTGTTCGGTGGTGCATATTTGCAACAGGCAGTTTCAATAGCCAAGCGATATTTATAA